The Verrucomicrobiota bacterium genome window below encodes:
- a CDS encoding CDP-alcohol phosphatidyltransferase family protein, with the protein MTDRSIPALILCDPQAGALQVGALSLLDRLIVTLHRAGCRSIQVLCPGELPALKRTRAWEIQFEAGQQARPANEPTLVAVCELLVQPGDVRKAIRNNTRLTTREGELLPFGVVAPDLISKLTDQWLEGQGRAGDATGFTMDSLLQDCDHVCAEGIASRVCDVATAQRAERLLWDSLVSDSDGMVDVYFNRPVGRGLSKILVHTPVTPNQVSLLSVAIGLAAAYQFALGQYVAGVVGGILFQISAIVDCIDGDIARMVFKESRIGKWIDLVGDQIVHLAVFGAIAMGASKAALGSDAWRLGASAITGAVISFLVVMRGMLALRDQALTRWQQRIDQATSRDFSVLVLALACFDKLSWFLWMAGIGVHVFWIAALLVQWAAARRGETKGSVQP; encoded by the coding sequence ATGACGGATCGATCCATTCCCGCCCTCATTCTTTGTGATCCGCAAGCCGGCGCGCTCCAGGTCGGAGCGTTATCCCTGCTGGATCGATTGATCGTCACCCTTCATCGCGCGGGTTGTCGATCCATTCAGGTGCTTTGCCCGGGCGAACTCCCCGCTTTGAAGCGCACGCGCGCCTGGGAAATTCAGTTTGAGGCCGGTCAGCAAGCCCGACCAGCCAACGAACCCACACTCGTCGCCGTTTGCGAACTGTTGGTCCAGCCGGGCGATGTCCGGAAGGCGATTCGAAACAACACCCGCCTGACAACCCGCGAAGGCGAGCTCTTGCCATTTGGCGTGGTCGCACCGGACTTGATCTCGAAATTGACAGATCAATGGCTCGAAGGGCAGGGGAGGGCAGGGGACGCAACCGGTTTCACCATGGATAGCCTTCTCCAGGATTGTGACCATGTCTGCGCCGAGGGAATCGCTTCGCGCGTTTGCGATGTTGCCACCGCCCAACGGGCCGAGCGCTTGCTCTGGGATTCACTCGTAAGCGATTCGGATGGGATGGTTGATGTCTATTTCAATCGGCCGGTAGGCCGGGGCTTGTCGAAGATTTTAGTTCACACGCCCGTGACACCCAATCAAGTCTCGTTGCTCTCGGTGGCAATCGGGCTGGCCGCCGCCTATCAATTCGCGCTGGGCCAATATGTGGCCGGCGTTGTGGGCGGCATCTTGTTTCAAATTTCCGCCATCGTGGATTGTATCGATGGCGATATCGCGCGCATGGTTTTTAAGGAATCCCGAATCGGGAAATGGATCGATCTTGTCGGGGATCAGATTGTGCACCTCGCGGTTTTTGGCGCGATCGCGATGGGCGCGTCCAAAGCTGCGCTGGGTTCGGACGCCTGGCGGCTCGGCGCCAGTGCGATAACGGGCGCTGTGATTTCGTTCCTGGTCGTGATGCGGGGGATGCTCGCGCTCAGGGACCAGGCGCTCACGCGATGGCAGCAGCGGATCGATCAAGCCACATCGCGGGATTTTTCGGTGTTGGTCCTTGCGCTGGCCTGCTTCGACAAACTGAGCTGGTTTCTCTGGATGGCAGGAATCGGGGTTCATGTCTTCTGGATCGCGGC
- a CDS encoding beta-lactamase family protein, translating to MLRHFCAMLLFADLSLEAAEIVGSAEFSGVRELIRQGITEGRAPSVAVAVVKHDRLVWAEGFGYADLETQRPATADSIYLLASVSKPITATGLMVLADRGQIDLDKPANDYLPGPKLRATQGSERDITLRRLANHTSGMQVHYNFYYDNVPPLSRDEVIRRYGISHTPPGARIEYCNLAFGILDYITEVVAGAPWTQFMEKNVYDPIGMSHTSDRVRTGLESHATRQYQLDLAGRFLRVPPYRFDHNGASAIWSSANDLSRFLRLHLNGGSVEGRRLLKEETVRSMRKVTAPRNPAKPDAGFGVAWAVGSARGHAFIEHTGGMPGVATRIRGFPDDNAGFVVLINASGVDVLGKVAEQLTRALFPDGREEPGAKVQEENVERKPDAFVGEWNGTLAHWEEDIPMVLSVAGDGNAAVRLAKRLAVPLRDVSFVNRVLKGQMRGVLRAQEGYPGPVTLEFTLSRAGEELTGIAVAKAEGYFALSHGVRLSRQANEKTSQRNE from the coding sequence ATGCTCAGGCACTTTTGCGCCATGCTGCTGTTCGCAGATCTTTCCCTAGAGGCGGCGGAGATTGTCGGCTCTGCGGAATTCTCCGGCGTTCGAGAATTGATCCGCCAGGGAATTACGGAGGGTCGCGCGCCTTCGGTGGCAGTTGCCGTGGTCAAGCACGACCGCTTAGTGTGGGCCGAAGGATTCGGTTACGCGGATTTGGAAACGCAGCGTCCCGCGACGGCGGACAGCATTTACCTTCTGGCGTCGGTGTCGAAACCTATCACCGCGACCGGCCTTATGGTGCTGGCCGACCGCGGGCAAATCGATCTGGACAAACCTGCCAACGATTACCTTCCTGGACCCAAACTTCGCGCCACTCAAGGATCGGAGCGGGATATTACTCTCCGACGGTTGGCCAACCACACGTCCGGGATGCAGGTGCACTACAATTTTTACTACGACAACGTCCCGCCTCTCTCGCGCGACGAAGTGATCCGGCGCTATGGAATTTCACACACTCCGCCCGGCGCGCGCATTGAATACTGCAACCTGGCTTTTGGAATTTTGGACTACATCACCGAAGTCGTGGCGGGCGCGCCTTGGACTCAATTCATGGAGAAGAACGTCTATGATCCGATCGGCATGTCCCACACGTCGGACCGCGTTCGAACCGGCCTGGAATCCCATGCGACGCGCCAGTATCAACTCGATTTGGCGGGCCGCTTCCTTCGAGTGCCGCCGTATCGATTCGATCACAATGGCGCCTCCGCTATTTGGAGCAGCGCAAATGACCTTAGCCGCTTTCTCAGGCTGCATCTCAACGGAGGCTCCGTCGAGGGCCGTCGGTTGCTGAAGGAGGAAACCGTCCGCTCGATGCGGAAGGTCACAGCGCCTAGAAACCCCGCGAAACCCGATGCCGGATTTGGCGTGGCGTGGGCGGTTGGCTCCGCACGGGGACACGCTTTTATTGAACACACCGGCGGCATGCCAGGGGTTGCGACGAGGATTCGCGGGTTTCCCGACGACAACGCAGGTTTTGTGGTTCTGATCAACGCGAGCGGGGTGGACGTGCTTGGAAAGGTTGCCGAGCAGCTCACGCGCGCGTTGTTTCCCGACGGACGCGAGGAGCCAGGAGCAAAAGTCCAGGAGGAAAACGTGGAACGGAAGCCGGACGCATTCGTCGGAGAATGGAACGGCACATTGGCTCATTGGGAAGAAGACATTCCGATGGTGTTGAGCGTAGCGGGAGACGGAAACGCCGCCGTCAGGCTCGCGAAGCGTCTCGCGGTTCCGCTGCGGGATGTTTCGTTCGTCAATCGAGTGCTGAAGGGTCAGATGCGCGGTGTGCTGAGAGCGCAAGAAGGCTATCCCGGCCCGGTCACGCTTGAATTCACTTTGAGCAGGGCAGGGGAGGAGTTGACCGGGATCGCCGTGGCAAAGGCTGAGGGTTATTTCGCTTTGTCCCACGGCGTTCGCCTGAGCCGTCAAGCGAACGAAAAAACTTCCCAGAGAAACGAATGA
- a CDS encoding TerC family protein, with translation MEWISNPEIWISLVTLTLLEIVLGIDNIIFISILAGKLPHDQQEQARKLGLGLALITRVLLLFGLSWVVKLEKPFFTTQVLSYTLAVSGRDLILILGGLFLLAKSTYEIHEKLEGEDGEVTKKLAPNFAGVIFQIMLLDLVFSLDSVITAVGMANVIWVMITAVILAMIVMLVFVNHIGDFVERHPTIKMLALSFLILIGAMLVAEGFHKEIPKGYIYFAMAFAVGVEMLNIKMRAKAQRVQLHQPYR, from the coding sequence ATGGAATGGATCAGCAACCCTGAAATCTGGATCAGCCTCGTCACGCTGACGCTTCTGGAAATTGTCCTGGGGATCGATAACATCATCTTCATTTCGATCCTGGCGGGCAAACTGCCGCACGATCAACAAGAGCAGGCACGCAAGCTCGGATTAGGCCTGGCGCTCATCACGCGCGTGCTTTTGCTTTTCGGCTTGTCGTGGGTCGTGAAGCTGGAGAAGCCGTTCTTCACCACACAAGTTCTCTCCTATACACTCGCCGTTTCGGGCCGCGACTTGATTCTGATCTTGGGCGGTCTATTTCTCCTCGCCAAGAGCACCTATGAAATCCACGAGAAACTCGAAGGCGAAGACGGCGAAGTCACCAAGAAACTCGCGCCCAATTTTGCCGGTGTCATCTTCCAGATCATGTTGCTTGATCTCGTTTTCTCGCTGGACTCAGTCATCACGGCGGTGGGCATGGCGAATGTCATCTGGGTCATGATCACCGCCGTGATTCTGGCCATGATCGTGATGCTGGTGTTCGTGAATCACATCGGCGATTTCGTCGAACGGCACCCGACGATTAAAATGCTGGCGCTGAGCTTCCTGATCTTGATCGGCGCGATGCTGGTGGCGGAAGGCTTTCACAAAGAAATCCCGAAAGGCTACATCTACTTCGCCATGGCCTTTGCCGTCGGCGTGGAGATGTTGAACATCAAAATGCGCGCCAAAGCCCAGCGGGTGCAACTCCACCAGCCTTACCGATAA
- a CDS encoding DUF4058 family protein, whose protein sequence is MKSPFPGMDPFLEKHWGDVHHRLVQYACDTLQPNLPADLRARVEERVFVEREPGRVRPVIPDVSISEMHEPSPPFASVGEVGVAEPLIFEVSDSLVTEGFLEIREKGGGKLITVIEFLSPSNKCGGAGQEKYLEKQAEVLRTDASLVEIDLVRAGQRVLALPVDQIPSAHRWDYLACISPGWKRKSRELYPMPLRDRLPGLPVPLRQHEPRVKLDLQSLRDRVYAAGRYDDLDYASELQPSFRPEDAAWAAELLKKS, encoded by the coding sequence ATGAAGAGTCCGTTTCCGGGCATGGATCCGTTCCTGGAGAAACATTGGGGTGACGTGCATCACAGGCTCGTCCAATACGCCTGCGACACGCTGCAACCAAACCTGCCGGCCGATTTGCGCGCGCGGGTCGAGGAGCGCGTTTTTGTCGAACGCGAGCCGGGCCGAGTCCGACCAGTCATTCCGGATGTTTCCATCTCGGAGATGCACGAGCCGTCGCCGCCTTTTGCATCGGTCGGGGAAGTCGGGGTCGCCGAGCCGTTGATTTTTGAAGTGTCCGATTCGCTCGTAACAGAGGGTTTTCTTGAAATTCGGGAGAAGGGTGGAGGCAAATTGATCACGGTGATCGAGTTTCTGAGTCCTTCGAACAAATGCGGCGGCGCCGGACAAGAGAAGTATCTGGAAAAACAGGCGGAAGTGCTCCGAACCGATGCCAGCCTGGTCGAGATCGATCTAGTCCGCGCTGGCCAACGAGTGCTGGCGTTGCCGGTGGACCAAATTCCATCGGCGCATCGCTGGGACTATCTGGCTTGCATAAGCCCCGGCTGGAAACGGAAGAGCCGCGAACTTTATCCGATGCCACTGCGCGACCGGCTGCCTGGGCTCCCGGTTCCGCTTCGCCAACACGAGCCGCGGGTGAAACTGGATTTGCAGTCGCTGAGGGACCGAGTGTACGCCGCCGGACGCTATGACGATCTCGATTATGCGTCGGAACTCCAGCCTTCCTTTCGACCCGAAGATGCCGCCTGGGCCGCAGAATTGCTCAAGAAAAGCTGA